In Phocoena phocoena chromosome 8, mPhoPho1.1, whole genome shotgun sequence, the following are encoded in one genomic region:
- the C8H11orf96 gene encoding uncharacterized protein C11orf96 homolog: MAAAKPGELMGICSSYQAVMPHFVCLADEFPQPVRPAKLSKGKGRLRRPRQSRFKTQPVTFDEIQEVEEEGVSPMEEEKAKKSFLQSLECLRRSTQSLSLQREQLGSCKLRNSLDSSDSDSAL; the protein is encoded by the coding sequence AAGCCCGGCGAGCTGATGGGCATCTGCTCCAGCTACCAGGCAGTGATGCCGCACTTCGTGTGCCTGGCCGACGAGTTCCCACAGCCCGTGCGGCCCGCCAAGCTGTCCAAGGGCAAGGGCCGGCTGCGGCGGCCGCGCCAGTCCCGCTTCAAGACGCAGCCGGTGACCTTCGACGAGATCcaggaggtggaggaagagggCGTGTCCCCCATGGAGGAAGAGAAGGCCAAGAAGTCGTTCCTGCAGAGCCTGGAGTGCCTGCGCCGCAGCACGCAGAGCCTGTCGCTGCAGAGGGAGCAGCTCGGCAGCTGCAAACTGAGGAACAGCCTGGACTCCAGCGACTCCGACTCGGCCCTGTGA